One Phaseolus vulgaris cultivar G19833 chromosome 2, P. vulgaris v2.0, whole genome shotgun sequence DNA window includes the following coding sequences:
- the LOC137810111 gene encoding transcription factor HEC2-like: MDVDILKTSTSDTSMDMMMMMQMEKFPELCEPFYNTTTLLYPENEFLSSTTTLPVFSNDNPNVISPPHSLINPPPPSSSFGLQQPMTPPPLEPNPSFSEKKNSVAAMREMIFRVAVMQPIHIDPESIKPPKRRNVKISKDPQSVAARHRRERISERIRILQRLVPGGTKMDTASMLDEAIHYVKFLKKQVQTLEQAGATRPLSVFGFPGTVSNANNNVNYSSFVKSCQPCHMLGSAASKHMLS; the protein is encoded by the coding sequence ATGGACGTGGACATACTCAAAACTTCCACGAGTGACACCAGCATGgacatgatgatgatgatgcaaATGGAAAAGTTCCCCGAATTATGTGAACCTTTTTATAACACCACCACTCTTCTCTACCCAGAAAACGAGTTCTTAAGCTCCACCACCACACTGCCTGTCTTCTCCAACGATAACCCAAACGTTATATCTCCaccacactctttgatcaatccaCCACCCCCTTCCTCCAGTTTTGGTCTCCAACAACCCATGACACCTCCTCCtcttgaacccaacccttcgtTTTCGGAGAAGAAGAATTCCGTGGCTGCCATGAGGGAGATGATTTTCCGCGTAGCAGTCATGCAACCTATTCATATAGACCCTGAGTCTATCAAGCCTCCGAAGAGAAGGAACGTGAAGATTTCGAAGGATCCGCAGAGTGTGGCAGCGAGGCACCGAAGGGAAAGGATAAGCGAACGAATAAGGATCCTTCAGAGATTAGTTCCTGGTGGGACCAAAATGGACACGGCTTCTATGTTGGATGAAGCCATACACTACGTAAAGTTCTTGAAGAAACAAGTGCAGACGCTGGAACAAGCGGGAGCAACAAGACCCTTGAGTGTTTTTGGCTTCCCTGGTACTGTGTCCAACGCCAATAATAACGTTAATTATTCTTCTTTTGTCAAGAGTTGCCAACCGTGCCATATGCTGGGTTCTGCAGCTTCTAAACACATGCTGAGTTGA